A region from the Thauera humireducens genome encodes:
- the fliP gene encoding flagellar type III secretion system pore protein FliP (The bacterial flagellar biogenesis protein FliP forms a type III secretion system (T3SS)-type pore required for flagellar assembly.) encodes MHADRAIRLTTMLRIGLALALAGLPVLAQAQALPAITTTTTPAGGTTYSLTIQTLLLMTLLSFIPAMVLMMTSFTRIIIVFSLLRQAMGTQTSPPNQVLLGLALFLTFFIMAPVAERVYTDAYLPMSEGQIQFDEALQRASVPVKTFMLAQVREPDLELFAGLAKVPPVEKAEDLPMRVVIPAFVTSELKTAFQIGFIVFIPFIIIDMVVASVLMSMGMMMMSPVIVSLPFKIMLFVLVDGWTLLIGSLVNSFAV; translated from the coding sequence ATGCACGCTGATCGCGCCATCCGGCTGACGACGATGCTGCGCATCGGCCTGGCGCTGGCGCTCGCCGGCCTGCCCGTGCTCGCCCAGGCGCAGGCCCTGCCCGCCATCACCACCACGACCACACCGGCCGGCGGCACCACCTACAGCCTGACCATCCAGACGCTGTTGCTGATGACGCTGCTGAGCTTCATCCCGGCAATGGTGCTGATGATGACGAGCTTCACCCGCATCATCATCGTGTTCTCGCTGCTGCGCCAGGCGATGGGCACGCAGACCTCGCCGCCCAACCAGGTGCTGCTGGGGCTCGCGCTGTTCCTCACATTCTTCATCATGGCGCCGGTCGCCGAGCGTGTTTATACCGACGCCTACCTGCCGATGTCCGAAGGTCAGATCCAGTTCGACGAGGCACTGCAGCGCGCCTCGGTGCCGGTGAAGACCTTCATGCTCGCCCAGGTGCGCGAGCCGGACCTCGAACTCTTCGCCGGCCTGGCCAAGGTGCCGCCGGTGGAAAAGGCCGAGGACCTGCCGATGCGGGTCGTGATCCCCGCCTTCGTCACCTCCGAACTCAAGACTGCCTTCCAGATCGGCTTCATCGTCTTCATTCCCTTCATCATTATCGACATGGTGGTCGCCTCGGTGCTGATGTCGATGGGCATGATGATGATGTCGCCGGTCATCGTTTCGCTGCCGTTCAAGATCATGCTGTTCGTGCTGGTCGACGGCTGGACGCTGCTGATCGGCTCCCTGGTCAACAGCTTCGCGGTCTAG
- the fliQ gene encoding flagellar biosynthesis protein FliQ, with product MTPTAVIELGRQAVEVTLMVSAPLFLAALVTGLIISIFQAATQINEMTLTFVPKLVAIFVTLVLAGPWMITMLTDFMRRLFESIPSMIG from the coding sequence ATGACGCCCACCGCTGTCATCGAACTCGGCCGCCAGGCCGTCGAAGTCACCCTGATGGTGTCCGCGCCGCTGTTCCTGGCGGCGCTCGTCACCGGCCTGATCATCAGCATCTTCCAGGCCGCCACCCAGATCAACGAAATGACGCTGACCTTCGTGCCCAAGCTCGTCGCCATCTTCGTGACCCTGGTGCTGGCCGGCCCCTGGATGATCACGATGCTCACCGACTTCATGCGGCGGCTGTTCGAGTCCATCCCGTCGATGATCGGCTGA
- the fliJ gene encoding flagellar export protein FliJ produces the protein MSNQFHLQPLLDLAQTRTDDAARRLGELVAAERDVAQKLQMLEDYRHEYNERFIEAARGGLSPDAWRNYGAFIAKLDEAILAQRRVLEQSRTQTTLGQQQWLAQRNKLKAFDTLSQRHQAGIARSEARQEQKMADEHAARRGLASFDGDGTAND, from the coding sequence ATGAGCAATCAGTTCCACCTGCAGCCCCTTCTCGACCTCGCCCAGACCCGCACCGATGACGCCGCGCGCCGCCTGGGCGAACTGGTTGCGGCGGAACGGGACGTCGCGCAGAAGCTGCAGATGCTCGAGGACTATCGCCACGAGTACAACGAGCGCTTCATCGAAGCCGCGCGCGGCGGGCTCAGTCCGGACGCATGGCGCAACTACGGCGCCTTCATCGCCAAGCTGGACGAGGCAATTCTCGCACAGCGCAGGGTGCTCGAGCAGTCGCGTACCCAGACCACGCTAGGCCAGCAGCAATGGCTTGCGCAGCGCAACAAGCTCAAGGCGTTCGACACGCTGTCGCAGCGCCATCAGGCCGGGATCGCCCGCAGCGAGGCGCGCCAGGAACAGAAGATGGCCGACGAGCACGCCGCCCGCAGGGGCCTGGCGAGCTTCGACGGCGACGGAACAGCGAACGACTGA
- the fliN gene encoding flagellar motor switch protein FliN, producing MADDDQISDDDWAAAMQEQAASEAGTATDDEASRVAAELAAAAMGDSPYQARPASQIFEDFGAGAGNKGTLNDFDMILDIPVQITVELGRTKLSIRNLLQLAHGSVVELEGLAGEPMDVLVNGTLIAQGEVVVVNDKFGIRLTDIISPAERMRKIRN from the coding sequence ATGGCTGACGACGACCAGATTTCCGACGACGATTGGGCAGCCGCGATGCAGGAGCAGGCGGCCAGCGAAGCCGGCACCGCCACCGACGACGAAGCCAGCCGTGTTGCCGCAGAGCTGGCGGCCGCGGCGATGGGCGACTCGCCCTATCAGGCCCGCCCTGCGAGCCAGATCTTCGAGGACTTCGGCGCGGGTGCCGGCAACAAGGGCACGCTGAACGACTTCGACATGATCCTCGACATCCCGGTGCAGATCACCGTGGAGCTGGGGCGCACCAAGCTGTCGATCCGCAACCTGCTGCAGCTGGCCCATGGTTCGGTCGTCGAGCTCGAGGGCCTGGCCGGCGAACCGATGGACGTGCTCGTCAATGGCACGCTGATCGCCCAGGGCGAGGTCGTGGTGGTGAATGACAAGTTCGGCATCCGCCTGACGGACATCATCAGTCCAGCCGAACGCATGCGAAAGATCCGCAACTGA
- the fliH gene encoding flagellar assembly protein FliH gives MSISRHQAVGAYQRWKPQDFDAPEGTLELEAEAAPDLREPPPAPEPEPELPAYDPLIELKLPTAEEIERMHEEIRAAGFEEGKREGHAEGLAAGERKGYAEGKARAEAEAARLAALADRLDQSLSGIDHEVAEELMALAIELARQVVHRTLDEHPEAILDTLRAALQQLPQGHAQIRLHPEDLALVREHMGEQISHGGHRLQEDFALQRGDCRIDTQGAQLDATLETRWRRVLESLGREHAQFAPQDAVAPDGIDDNDAREDERSAGGDGASA, from the coding sequence GTGAGCATTTCTCGCCACCAGGCCGTCGGTGCCTACCAACGCTGGAAGCCGCAGGACTTCGATGCCCCGGAGGGCACGCTCGAGCTCGAAGCGGAGGCCGCGCCGGACCTTCGCGAGCCGCCTCCGGCGCCCGAACCCGAGCCCGAACTGCCGGCCTACGATCCGCTCATCGAACTCAAGCTGCCTACCGCCGAAGAGATCGAGCGCATGCATGAGGAAATCCGCGCCGCGGGTTTCGAGGAGGGCAAGCGCGAAGGCCATGCCGAAGGGCTGGCCGCGGGCGAGCGCAAGGGCTACGCGGAAGGCAAGGCCAGGGCCGAGGCCGAAGCCGCGCGGCTGGCGGCGCTGGCCGACCGGCTCGATCAGTCGCTGAGCGGCATCGACCACGAAGTCGCCGAGGAGTTGATGGCACTGGCCATTGAACTGGCACGGCAGGTGGTCCATCGCACGCTGGACGAGCACCCGGAGGCCATCCTCGACACCCTCCGCGCTGCCCTCCAGCAACTGCCACAAGGCCACGCCCAGATCCGGCTGCACCCCGAGGACCTCGCGCTGGTCCGCGAGCACATGGGCGAGCAGATATCGCACGGAGGCCATCGCCTGCAGGAAGACTTTGCCCTGCAACGCGGCGACTGCCGCATCGATACCCAGGGCGCGCAGCTCGACGCCACGCTCGAAACACGCTGGCGACGGGTGCTGGAGTCGCTGGGACGCGAGCACGCGCAGTTCGCGCCGCAGGATGCGGTCGCCCCCGACGGGATCGACGACAACGATGCCCGGGAAGACGAGCGCTCGGCCGGCGGCGACGGAGCCTCCGCATGA
- the fliM gene encoding flagellar motor switch protein FliM, whose amino-acid sequence MSSDFLSQEEVDALLRGVTGESDEPEVEEESSEGVRPYNLGTQERIVRGRMPTMELINERFARYLRIGLFNYMHRNTEVSVGPIRVQKYAEFVRNLVVPTNLNLVTAKPMRGTGLVVFDPNLVFLVVDNMFGGDGRFHTRVEGRDFTPTEQRIIQGMLNVVFTEYAKAWAPVFKLEFEYVRSEMNSQFANIATPSEIVIATTFSLEMGGAQAEMHVCFPYSMLEPIRDLLYSTMQSDHITSDRRWIKLLSRQLQTAEVELRCNLGTARVTLRDIVDMRVGDVIPLNVPEVLQAEVDGVPVFECRQGTKNGQYAIRVERFLAQEEEPSPLLAGGQNG is encoded by the coding sequence ATGTCCTCGGATTTTCTCTCTCAGGAAGAGGTTGACGCCCTGCTCAGGGGCGTCACCGGGGAATCCGACGAGCCCGAAGTAGAGGAGGAGTCGAGCGAGGGCGTGCGCCCCTACAACCTGGGCACACAGGAACGGATCGTGCGTGGGCGCATGCCCACGATGGAGCTGATCAACGAACGCTTCGCGCGCTACCTGCGCATCGGCTTGTTCAACTACATGCACCGCAACACGGAGGTGTCGGTCGGACCGATCAGGGTGCAGAAGTACGCCGAGTTCGTCCGCAACCTCGTCGTGCCCACCAACCTCAACCTGGTGACAGCCAAGCCCATGCGCGGCACCGGGCTGGTGGTGTTCGACCCCAACCTCGTCTTTCTGGTCGTGGACAACATGTTCGGCGGCGACGGGCGCTTCCACACGCGCGTCGAGGGCCGCGACTTCACGCCGACCGAGCAGCGCATCATCCAGGGCATGCTCAATGTGGTGTTCACCGAGTACGCCAAGGCATGGGCGCCGGTGTTCAAGCTCGAGTTCGAGTACGTGCGCTCGGAGATGAACTCGCAGTTCGCCAACATTGCCACGCCGTCCGAGATCGTCATCGCAACCACCTTCTCGCTCGAGATGGGCGGCGCCCAGGCCGAGATGCACGTGTGCTTCCCGTACTCGATGCTCGAGCCGATCCGTGACTTGCTCTACTCGACGATGCAGAGCGACCACATCACGTCCGACCGACGCTGGATCAAGTTGCTGTCGCGCCAGTTGCAGACCGCGGAAGTCGAGCTGCGCTGCAACCTGGGAACCGCGCGCGTCACCCTGCGCGACATCGTCGACATGCGGGTGGGCGACGTGATTCCGCTCAACGTGCCCGAGGTCCTGCAAGCCGAGGTCGATGGCGTGCCGGTATTCGAGTGCCGCCAAGGAACCAAGAACGGGCAATACGCCATCCGGGTGGAGCGTTTCCTCGCGCAGGAAGAGGAGCCCTCGCCCTTGTTAGCTGGAGGCCAGAATGGCTGA
- the fliI gene encoding flagellar protein export ATPase FliI — protein MKHGGELWRDFLSDGRRLVENASAFEVSGRLTRINGLVMEAAGLKLPLGSGCRVLVPGGGAVEAEVVGFNGDKLFMMPTDDVFGLAPGARVLPMEVGVPRLVPGKRIGPRRRAADRAKHLPVGEALLGRVVDGAGRPLDGAGPLGTQETRSLQGRPINPLARAPISQPLDVGIRAINALLTVGRGQRLGLFAGSGVGKSVLIGMMARYTSADVIVVGLIGERGREVKEFIDHSLGPEGLARSAVVAAPADTSPLMRMQGAAYATTIAEYFRDQGKQVLLIMDSLTRYAMAQREIALAIGEPPVTRGYPPSVFARLPALVERAGNGPEGGGSITAFYTVLAEGDDQQDPIADSARAILDGHFVLSRSLADQGHYPALDIEQSISRAMHNLVGDDHFAVVRQFKQFFSRYQRSRDLIAVGAYQAGGDPVLDTAVRLYPRLEAFLQQGINECEPYDSALQKLAQVFSGGA, from the coding sequence ATGAAGCACGGTGGCGAGCTGTGGCGCGACTTCCTGTCCGATGGCCGGCGACTGGTGGAGAACGCCAGCGCCTTCGAGGTCTCGGGCCGGCTCACGCGCATCAACGGCCTCGTCATGGAGGCGGCCGGCCTGAAGCTGCCCCTGGGTTCGGGCTGCCGCGTGCTCGTGCCGGGCGGCGGCGCGGTCGAGGCCGAGGTGGTGGGTTTCAACGGCGACAAGTTGTTCATGATGCCCACCGACGATGTCTTCGGCCTCGCGCCCGGCGCGCGCGTGCTGCCGATGGAGGTGGGCGTGCCACGGCTCGTGCCGGGCAAGCGCATCGGCCCGCGCCGGCGCGCTGCAGACCGCGCCAAGCACCTGCCCGTGGGCGAGGCCCTGCTCGGTCGCGTGGTCGATGGTGCCGGCCGCCCGCTCGACGGCGCCGGGCCGCTCGGCACGCAGGAAACGCGCTCGCTGCAGGGGCGCCCGATCAACCCGCTGGCCCGCGCACCGATCAGCCAGCCGCTCGACGTCGGCATCCGCGCCATCAACGCGCTGCTCACCGTCGGTCGCGGCCAGCGCCTCGGCTTGTTCGCCGGGTCGGGCGTGGGCAAGTCGGTGCTCATCGGCATGATGGCGCGCTACACCTCCGCCGACGTCATCGTTGTCGGCCTGATCGGCGAGCGCGGTCGCGAGGTCAAGGAATTCATCGACCATAGCCTGGGGCCGGAAGGCCTCGCGCGCTCGGCGGTCGTCGCCGCACCGGCCGACACCAGCCCGCTGATGCGCATGCAGGGCGCGGCCTACGCCACAACAATCGCCGAATACTTCCGCGATCAGGGCAAGCAGGTGCTGCTGATCATGGATTCGCTGACGCGCTATGCGATGGCGCAGCGCGAAATCGCGCTGGCCATCGGCGAGCCGCCGGTCACGCGCGGCTATCCGCCAAGCGTGTTCGCCCGCCTGCCGGCGCTGGTCGAGCGCGCCGGCAACGGCCCCGAAGGCGGCGGCTCGATCACCGCCTTCTACACCGTGCTTGCCGAAGGCGACGATCAGCAGGACCCGATCGCCGACTCGGCACGCGCCATCCTCGACGGTCACTTCGTGCTGTCGCGCAGCCTGGCCGACCAGGGCCACTACCCTGCCCTGGACATCGAGCAGTCCATCTCGCGTGCGATGCACAACCTGGTCGGCGACGACCACTTCGCCGTCGTGCGCCAGTTCAAGCAGTTCTTCTCGCGCTATCAGCGCTCGCGCGACCTGATCGCGGTCGGCGCCTACCAGGCGGGCGGCGACCCGGTGCTGGACACGGCGGTGCGCCTGTACCCGCGCCTCGAGGCCTTCCTCCAGCAGGGCATCAACGAATGCGAGCCCTACGACAGCGCCCTGCAGAAACTTGCGCAGGTGTTCTCGGGCGGCGCGTGA
- the fliR gene encoding flagellar biosynthetic protein FliR: MLSVTAAQLDAWLAALMFPLARILGLFASAPIFSNRGVPARVRLAIGLGVAIALLPVMPPMPDVPPSSGVGLAIFGQQIFIGIAVGFMIRIVFAAVDMAGALIGMQMGLSFAIFFDPDAGGQTAVLSDFLNLIATLLFLAINGHLLMIEVLVRSFEWLPVGTDIVRAEGWGYIARAGLTVFAAGLLLSLPVIGVLLVANIALGVLTRAAPQLNLFAVGFPVTLTAGFIGVLLIMTNFAPVLQTLFERGFDEIGRMLEALAPLPRR, translated from the coding sequence ATGCTCAGCGTCACCGCCGCCCAGCTCGACGCCTGGCTTGCCGCGCTGATGTTCCCGCTGGCGCGCATCCTCGGGCTGTTCGCCTCGGCGCCGATCTTTTCCAACCGGGGCGTGCCGGCGCGCGTGCGCCTGGCAATCGGCCTGGGTGTGGCGATCGCGCTGCTGCCGGTGATGCCGCCCATGCCCGACGTGCCGCCCAGCTCCGGCGTCGGGCTCGCGATCTTCGGCCAGCAGATCTTCATCGGCATTGCCGTCGGCTTCATGATCCGCATCGTGTTCGCCGCGGTGGACATGGCGGGCGCGCTGATCGGCATGCAGATGGGCCTGTCCTTCGCCATCTTCTTCGACCCCGACGCCGGCGGACAGACCGCGGTGCTGTCCGACTTCCTCAACCTGATTGCCACCCTGCTCTTCCTCGCCATCAACGGCCACCTGCTGATGATCGAGGTGCTGGTGCGCAGCTTCGAGTGGCTGCCGGTGGGCACCGACATCGTGCGCGCCGAAGGCTGGGGCTACATTGCCCGCGCCGGCCTCACCGTCTTCGCCGCCGGCCTGCTGCTGTCGCTACCGGTGATCGGCGTGCTGCTGGTGGCGAACATCGCGCTCGGCGTGCTGACCCGCGCCGCGCCCCAACTCAACCTGTTCGCGGTGGGCTTTCCGGTCACGCTCACGGCCGGCTTCATCGGCGTGCTGCTGATCATGACCAACTTCGCGCCGGTGCTGCAGACCCTGTTCGAACGCGGCTTCGACGAGATCGGCCGCATGCTCGAAGCGCTGGCGCCGCTGCCGCGGCGCTGA
- a CDS encoding flagellar hook-length control protein FliK produces MSATVSATSLTQDLQGKLGRNLSDRAMLVGLGGPRSQPDSFSRTLQSQLRNQQSARAETTSSRAESAATRTRDTERSPQREAVREPERTPSRTSTASGERAEGDAQANPNSASPEAATNPSSASPEAPAGKQGDGNSAQQDADRRPETESDTASAARTDNPDAAAVAGLPAAIAALRAETTTDSGEADLLAGDSAGKSLQNAGLLTKGDAGSSNAGQLPDAALQGRLPIAALAADKTASALQAPTTEGGDDAIQQPGQASGGHHGTNLFSVLRHSAATTPATPQLPVQTPAGQQAWAEDVGNQVRWMLGRAESKAELVLTPPNLGKLEVSIALNGDQTTAQFVASSQAARDALEQALPRLREILEQAGISLGQANVSTSEDQGAGAEGGGQGQRGGSSETTADTTDGASRTTWLRQHDGLVDTFV; encoded by the coding sequence ATGTCCGCAACCGTTTCCGCCACCAGCCTGACTCAGGACTTGCAAGGCAAGCTCGGTCGAAACCTGTCCGACCGAGCCATGCTCGTCGGCCTTGGCGGCCCACGCAGTCAACCGGATTCCTTCTCGCGCACGCTGCAAAGTCAGTTGCGCAACCAGCAGTCGGCGCGCGCCGAGACAACGTCATCGCGTGCCGAATCCGCCGCCACGCGCACGCGGGACACCGAACGCAGCCCTCAACGCGAGGCCGTGCGCGAACCCGAACGCACGCCGTCGCGCACCTCCACGGCCTCGGGCGAACGCGCCGAGGGCGACGCGCAGGCCAACCCGAACAGCGCCAGCCCCGAAGCGGCAACAAACCCGAGCAGCGCCAGCCCCGAAGCGCCCGCCGGCAAGCAGGGCGATGGAAATTCGGCCCAGCAGGATGCCGACCGGCGCCCGGAGACCGAATCCGACACGGCAAGCGCAGCACGGACCGACAATCCTGACGCGGCGGCGGTTGCCGGTCTGCCGGCAGCGATTGCCGCCCTGCGCGCGGAAACGACGACGGACAGCGGTGAAGCCGACCTGCTTGCGGGTGACAGCGCCGGCAAATCGCTTCAGAATGCCGGCCTGCTGACGAAAGGCGATGCAGGGTCGTCTAACGCCGGACAGTTGCCCGACGCTGCGCTGCAGGGGCGCCTGCCGATCGCCGCACTGGCTGCCGACAAGACGGCCAGCGCCTTGCAGGCGCCCACGACCGAGGGCGGCGACGATGCAATCCAGCAGCCGGGCCAGGCATCGGGAGGGCATCACGGCACGAACCTGTTCAGTGTCCTGCGTCACTCAGCGGCCACGACACCGGCCACGCCACAACTGCCGGTCCAGACGCCGGCGGGCCAGCAGGCATGGGCCGAGGATGTCGGCAATCAGGTTCGATGGATGCTCGGCCGCGCGGAGAGCAAGGCCGAGCTGGTCCTGACGCCACCGAACCTGGGCAAGCTGGAGGTCTCGATCGCACTCAACGGCGACCAGACGACGGCGCAGTTCGTTGCCTCGAGCCAAGCCGCCCGCGACGCGCTCGAACAGGCGCTTCCGCGCCTGCGCGAGATCCTCGAGCAGGCCGGCATCAGCCTGGGGCAGGCCAACGTGAGCACCTCGGAAGATCAGGGGGCGGGCGCCGAAGGCGGCGGACAAGGCCAGCGTGGCGGCAGCAGCGAGACAACAGCGGACACGACCGACGGTGCAAGCCGGACGACGTGGCTGCGACAACACGACGGACTGGTCGACACCTTCGTCTGA
- the flgL gene encoding flagellar hook-associated protein FlgL, with protein MRISTSMIYDRGVGAIQNQWKNILHTQQQVSTGRRVLTPADDPIASARALEIGQTKAVNSQFAVNIGYADDAMKLLESRLQSAGDVLHYVRERAVQAGNGAMAPEDLRYMATDMKAQFEAMLALANSQDGTGDYIFGGHRSQQQPYDGGLSGVSYNGDQGERTIQVSASRYMPVSLPGSDVFDRTLALNPDTVKLYAKPDNAGQGGPTISAVDPALANPATRYQFVYTDGTPGSYEVTKLGQDGTEVAMAPSTFPAGGSVTIEGITFDLSASTVESGDAFEIFVPSTNLLNNMAMFASALEKPGASGMTGAVAFALETFDAGQENILKTRAQIGSQLTETEALASLGSDLDLQYASTLSGLQDVDYAEAISRLTQQQTYLQAAQQSFMRVSGLSLFNYLS; from the coding sequence ATGCGTATCTCGACCTCCATGATCTACGACCGCGGCGTCGGTGCGATCCAGAACCAATGGAAGAACATCCTGCACACGCAGCAGCAGGTCTCCACCGGCCGGCGGGTGCTCACGCCTGCCGACGATCCGATCGCCTCTGCGCGAGCGCTCGAGATCGGCCAGACCAAGGCGGTCAACAGCCAGTTCGCGGTGAACATCGGCTACGCCGACGACGCGATGAAGCTGCTCGAATCGCGCCTGCAGAGCGCGGGCGATGTGCTGCATTACGTGCGTGAGCGTGCGGTGCAGGCGGGCAACGGCGCCATGGCTCCCGAGGATCTGCGCTACATGGCGACCGACATGAAGGCCCAGTTCGAAGCGATGCTGGCGCTCGCGAACAGCCAGGACGGTACCGGTGACTACATCTTCGGTGGCCACCGGTCGCAGCAGCAGCCCTACGACGGCGGCCTGTCCGGCGTGTCCTACAACGGCGACCAGGGCGAACGCACGATCCAGGTCTCGGCCTCGCGCTACATGCCGGTCAGCCTGCCGGGGTCCGATGTCTTCGACCGGACGCTGGCGCTGAATCCGGATACGGTCAAGCTTTATGCAAAGCCGGACAACGCCGGGCAGGGGGGGCCGACCATCAGCGCCGTCGATCCGGCGCTGGCGAATCCGGCAACACGTTATCAGTTCGTCTACACCGACGGCACCCCAGGCTCCTACGAGGTGACCAAGCTCGGGCAGGACGGAACGGAAGTGGCAATGGCGCCGAGCACCTTCCCCGCGGGTGGCTCCGTAACGATTGAAGGCATCACATTCGATCTTTCGGCGTCCACCGTGGAAAGCGGCGACGCGTTCGAGATCTTCGTCCCCTCGACCAACCTGCTCAACAACATGGCGATGTTCGCCTCCGCACTCGAGAAGCCCGGCGCTTCAGGCATGACGGGCGCCGTCGCCTTTGCCCTCGAGACCTTCGACGCCGGGCAGGAGAACATCCTCAAGACCCGCGCCCAGATCGGCTCGCAGCTTACCGAAACCGAAGCGCTCGCCAGTCTCGGCAGCGATCTCGACCTGCAGTACGCGTCCACCTTGTCCGGCCTGCAGGACGTGGATTACGCCGAAGCGATTTCGCGCCTGACACAGCAGCAGACCTATCTGCAGGCTGCGCAGCAGTCCTTCATGCGGGTGTCCGGCCTTTCGCTTTTCAACTACCTCAGCTGA
- a CDS encoding flagellar basal body-associated FliL family protein produces the protein MAKAPTKPEAGEDAAPKKKGKLLIIIVIVLLVLLIIVAGGVGALLLLKNKDKGNEEATADAVVVPQAAPVVDLSKPPTFVPLDPFTVNLRRDEGDHYLQAVIVLRVSDPKLGESLKGFMPEIRHRINLLLSSKLPSELSTTEGREYLAASIVDEANTALGFPVQTDARGRTTSNGPIQAVLFNSFIIQ, from the coding sequence ATGGCCAAGGCGCCAACCAAACCGGAAGCAGGCGAGGACGCTGCCCCCAAGAAGAAGGGCAAGCTGCTCATCATCATCGTCATCGTGCTGCTCGTGCTGCTGATCATCGTCGCAGGTGGCGTTGGCGCACTGCTGCTGCTCAAGAATAAGGACAAGGGGAACGAAGAGGCCACCGCAGACGCAGTCGTCGTGCCGCAGGCAGCCCCGGTCGTCGATCTGTCCAAGCCGCCCACCTTCGTGCCACTCGATCCGTTCACCGTAAACCTGCGCCGTGACGAGGGCGACCACTACCTGCAGGCGGTCATCGTGCTGCGGGTCTCGGACCCCAAGCTCGGCGAAAGCCTCAAGGGCTTCATGCCCGAGATCCGGCATCGCATCAACCTGCTGCTCTCGAGCAAGCTGCCGTCCGAACTGTCGACGACGGAAGGTCGCGAATACCTGGCCGCCAGCATCGTCGACGAGGCCAATACCGCGCTCGGCTTCCCGGTCCAGACCGACGCCCGCGGCCGCACGACCTCGAACGGCCCGATCCAGGCCGTGCTGTTCAACTCCTTCATCATCCAGTAG
- the fliO gene encoding flagellar biosynthetic protein FliO has translation MHRLTFPHLTLAPTLALTLALLLTAPAVMAQAADAPAAMGSPSNDLTGSLMQMLFGLAVVIALLLACLWVIRRLATPRGSAAAIKVLGAAAVGPRERVVLVRLGEQVLVLGVAPGSVTKLHEMKPEDLPLPTEGNTTPFPPNRAFSAWLKQAMERRDAR, from the coding sequence GTGCATCGCCTGACGTTTCCGCACCTGACTCTGGCCCCGACCCTGGCCCTGACTCTGGCCCTGCTGCTGACCGCACCCGCCGTCATGGCGCAGGCGGCCGATGCACCGGCCGCCATGGGCAGCCCCTCCAACGACCTGACCGGCAGCCTGATGCAGATGCTGTTCGGCCTCGCCGTGGTCATCGCCCTGCTGCTCGCCTGCCTGTGGGTGATCCGCCGACTGGCCACCCCGCGCGGCAGCGCCGCGGCGATCAAGGTGCTGGGCGCCGCGGCCGTGGGGCCGCGCGAACGCGTGGTGCTGGTGCGCCTGGGCGAACAAGTGCTGGTGCTGGGCGTCGCACCCGGCAGCGTCACCAAGCTGCACGAGATGAAACCCGAAGACCTGCCCCTGCCGACCGAGGGCAACACAACCCCATTCCCGCCCAACCGGGCCTTTTCGGCCTGGTTGAAGCAGGCCATGGAGCGACGCGATGCACGCTGA